In Neodiprion pinetum isolate iyNeoPine1 chromosome 6, iyNeoPine1.2, whole genome shotgun sequence, one genomic interval encodes:
- the LOC124221671 gene encoding uncharacterized protein: MRKFLAPVQLLQFRPPLFSTHTASVRTIQLLNQLCNESQKDDEVRTDACYGCFFRSSNQPPGYPMLLTMASCADTYLDNTDYGHCQSYLRNATNSISTRTSPGVVYCSFLECIRQVNKNMLEANEVAPPIDQRRLQARGTSSVLTASNNNEHHSRYFASFHFSRRNLQRRKSICVIVDGRKSDGNTIAQCVNEAKAMFSNFKCADFQLTQLFVNATVCVLAKTRCSYLNPITGITQEDELANKLNIVSINALQVNTDYDLNIIRVPFVNPAQGDECGKFRNVDQASWPSAEC, translated from the exons CGTCAGAACGATTCAGTTGTTGAATCAGCTGTGCAACGAGTCGCAGAAGGACGATGAGGTCAGAACCGATGCCTGCTACGGGTGCTTCTTCAGGTCCAGCAATCAGCCCCCCGGATATCCGATGCTTCTGACGATGGCTTCCTGCGCGGACACGTATCTCGACAACACGGATTACGGACACTGCCAAAGCTACTTGAGG AACGCAACGAATTCAATATCCACCCGCACAAGTCCGGGCGTCGTTTACTGTTCGTTTCTGGAGTGCATCCGTCAAGTGAACAAGAACATGCTG GAAGCGAACGAGGTTGCGCCACCGATCGATCAGAGACGATTGCAGGCTCGAGGGACGTCGAGCGTATTGACAGCGAGTAACAACAATGAACACCACTCCCGCTATTTTGCAAGCTTCCACTTTAGCCGACGAAACCTGCAGCGGAGGAAGTCGATCTGCGTCATTGTCGACGGACGCAAAAGTGATGGGAACACC ATCGCGCAGTGCGTCAATGAGGCTAAGGCGATGTTCTCAAACTTCAAATGTGCCGACTTTCAGCTAACCCAGCTTTTCGTCAACGCTACCGTCTGCGTATTGGCGAAGACACGGTGCAGCTACTTGAACCCCATCACCGGGATCACACAGGAGGATGAGTTAGCGAACAAACTGAACATCGTATCCATAAACGCTCTTCAGGTCAACACCGATTACGACTTGAACATCATTCGGGTGCCTTTTGTGAATCCGGCCCAGGGTGACGAGTGTGGGAAGTTTCGCAACGTTGACCAAGCTTCCTGGCCCTCGGCCGAATGCTAG